DNA sequence from the Malus domestica chromosome 11, GDT2T_hap1 genome:
GTGATAATAGAATATCTCTTCTTTAATATGGGTGCTCTCCATCCAAGTGAGATCCGTAAGAGTTTTTCCATATATGAGCTAATCAAACTACTTTTTTTGGTATGTCGGACAACAAGTAAGGGATTGTGATATATTTGGACCAAATACATGTGAAATAAATATTGGTTTAATAAAAGGAATTAATGTAATTAGTTTTTTGAATTGGAGTTGGTTACAAACTCCTTAAAAAACTGATGACAACTATATCCATGATAGAACGAGTAGTTGCATCGTATAAGTGGCTTGATTCCTCTTCTCAAATCACGTTGGTTCTCTTATGATTGCTAGTCTTCCACTGCAAGTAAGTCCCATAATGGTTTCTTCATTTAAGGTTTACTACAATATACACGTGTCATTCAAACGTAGTTTAAGTGCTTAATTGTTATGATCTTTGGATGATGTTAATAAACGTCCAACAAGATCAGCTTGACATTTGATAAAATCAAAGTATATAAACTTCTACATTTATGTTTTTGTAAGAAGTATTTTACGAATGAACTCACCACTCTCTCACCGCCCAAAACAGTTAACTTGAGTTCCCAAGTTTCCGAACTTCCCAAGTTCCTCCGCTTTACTTGCACAGTTGCACTGTCCTTTGCCAGCTAGCAAATCTCCTCACCGCGAGTATCCCCCACTCAACCATCTCCCGCGACTGGTTAAACAAATCAACCACCACTTTCAGACACCAAAACTAAATGAACTATGTGCAAAAAGAATGAAATTTGTGGTATTTTCACACGCGTCATCTCCcactcactctctcactctcgcTCACTCTCTCTTACACTTAAATCCAGCACCCACCAAAAACCCAAAACACTCTCTgcagtaagagagagagagagagagagagagagagagagagttaaacAACCACCCCTATCTAATCCAAGCCACCATGGCCAATACATTTCCTACTTCCCATTTTACCCCTGCGGCCCTCCTCTATTTCCTCGTCCTCCTCTCCTCGTCCTCCTCCATCCACGCCCTCAACATCTCCACCCTCCTCTCCCCCTTCCCCGACCTCTCCTCCTTCACCTCCCTCCTCTCCTCCTCCATCTCCTCCGACCTCCTCCCCCGCTCCTCCCTCACCCTCCTCGCCGTCCCCAACTCCTTCCTCTCCTCCACCTCTGACCTCACGCGCCGCATATCCCCTTCATCACGCGCCGACGTCCTCCGCTATCACGTCCTCCTTGAGTACCTCTCCCCCGCTGACATCCTCCGCCTCCCTCCCTCCGGCAAGCTTGTCACCACCCTCTTCCAAACCACAGGCCGCGCCACCAACAACTTCGGCTCCGTCAACCTCACCCGCAACCCCTACACCGGCGTCGTCTCGATCCGCTCCCCTGCCCCCTTCTCCCCCTCAAATGCCACCGTTTTGTCCCTCGTCACAAACCTCCCGTACAATGTCTCCATCTTTTCCGTTAATTCCCTTTTACTCCCCTACGGATTCGACCTCATGGCCTCCGATGCCCGCCCGCCCCTCGGCATCAACATCACCAAAGTCCTCATCGACGGCCACAATTTCAACGTCGCAGCCTCCATGCTCGCGGCATCCGGCGTCGTCGAGGAGTTCGAGGCCGCCGAGGGCGGTGCCGGAATCACCCTCTTCGTCCCCACCGACACCGCGTTCTCCAATCTCCCGTCCACCGTCCGCCTCCAGTCCCTCCCGGCCAACAGAAAAGCGGTAGTTCTCAAATTCCACGTCCTCCCCTCCTACTACCCACTCGGTTCGCTCCAGTCGATTGTGAACCCGGTCCAGCCCACATTGGCCACGGACGACGGCGGAGCCACCTCGTACACTCTCAACATCAGCAGAATCAACGGCTCGATGGCCATCAGCACCGGGATCGTCCAGGCCGTGGTCACCCAGACGGTGTTCGACCAAAAGCCCGTGTCAATTTTCGGGGTTTCGGAGGTTTTGCTGCCCAAAGAGATCTTCGGTAGAAACCCGATTTTCGCAACGCAACCCGGGCCTCCCTTAGACGGGGCTCCGCCCCCCGACATTGCCCTCTCGCCGGAGAGCCTGAATGAACCTCCGTCGCACCTCTCTTCGCCGCCCGATTGGATCAGATCAGATGCCGCTACTTCTGCAATCAATGGGTTGCGGAGCTTGTGGATTGCATCTTGTTGTATAGGATTGTATTTAATGGTATGAGattaaatttttgttatttttggttCTTAATTGCTAGATTTTTGGTGGGGTTTTTTTTCCACACattgaattgaatttaggctgcaaaaatcaaagaagccatttttgtttttaatttgttaaaattttgttaATTACTGAATAATTTTATGTAAATCAGAAGAAAGAAcagattttgttttatttttttagtttcttgGATCTGGTGTTTTCTACCGTGGAAGatgttcaaagtttgatcataAGATCTAATTCTTTTGCTTTTTACCAGCCACATCTGCATTTGCAGAGTTGCATTGATCTTACTTTGCAGTAACTTGTGGTAAATAAAATTGGGTAGCTTTTGCCTTTAACTGACTAGCCCATCGAACCCATgggtaatttttatttttcaatgtgtGGAAGCACCCCCAAATGTAGAAAATCTGCAAATTCTTTCTGGTGGAATCTGCAGACTTTGAGAAAAAAGGGCTCAATTAACTTAGGTATTAAgtacttaaaagttaaaactctCTAACCTTTTACTGTTAGTTTATATaagtctcttttttttttaatatttaacacaaataaaaatttattagaAATGTGACATCCGTTAAGTCTCAATTAATTTCT
Encoded proteins:
- the LOC103447710 gene encoding fasciclin-like arabinogalactan protein 4: MANTFPTSHFTPAALLYFLVLLSSSSSIHALNISTLLSPFPDLSSFTSLLSSSISSDLLPRSSLTLLAVPNSFLSSTSDLTRRISPSSRADVLRYHVLLEYLSPADILRLPPSGKLVTTLFQTTGRATNNFGSVNLTRNPYTGVVSIRSPAPFSPSNATVLSLVTNLPYNVSIFSVNSLLLPYGFDLMASDARPPLGINITKVLIDGHNFNVAASMLAASGVVEEFEAAEGGAGITLFVPTDTAFSNLPSTVRLQSLPANRKAVVLKFHVLPSYYPLGSLQSIVNPVQPTLATDDGGATSYTLNISRINGSMAISTGIVQAVVTQTVFDQKPVSIFGVSEVLLPKEIFGRNPIFATQPGPPLDGAPPPDIALSPESLNEPPSHLSSPPDWIRSDAATSAINGLRSLWIASCCIGLYLMV